The following is a genomic window from Pirellulales bacterium.
ATGCGTCGCTACCCGACGGCCGAGGCGGCCGACCTGGTGAAAGATGGGGCGGCTGCGTTCCATCGGCAGCTCATCGTCGGCGGGCTGGCCAGCGAATATGAAAACGAAATTCGCTTGTGGCTGGAGGAATTGGATTAGAATAAAGGTTGCGGGTGCGTGGGTCGGAGGCCGGTTGGTGCATCTTTTCGGAATGTCTCATCTATAGCGTCGCGGTAAGTGAGGGCTGGGCATCTCCTCCGGGGCGCAAGTCCAGGGAAGGCGCCAGCCGAATTCCGCAATTGGCAGTGAGGTTGCCAGTCTTCCCTGGGCCGGATCCGGCCGAAAATTCCTCCATCGCAATTCGCTTCGGCAACCCCCAATGAAAAACCCTCATCCCCGCAAGATGATGATGTAGATTTGTCCTATAATGCGCTCGTGGCAGCCGTGTTTTTAGCGCCGTTTTCCGCGTGGAGCCGAGTGTCGGCATCCCCGCGTTTCCCGAATATTTGGTCCCTTCGTGGGGAGTACGCGACGATGAAACGTGCTTTGCTGATCAGCGGAATGTTGGGGTTGATGCTGATGCTCGGCTGTTGGAAGAAGGCCGAATCCGGGCCGAGCGCGCCGGGATGGTCGGGCTTTAATCCCGACAACGGCAAATTCACCGTCGCCATGCCAGGCACGCCTACGGAAACGCCGCTCGGCACGAACGGCAAGATGTGGACTTCAAGCTCCGACGGCATGACGTATAGCGTGAGCTACCAGGAACTGCAACTTCCGCCCGGCACCTCCGACACGGATCAGGCCGAGCAACAGCTAGATGCCGAAGAAGAAACGTATCTCACGCTGCAAGAGGGCAAGCACACGGGCGACCGAAAGCCGCTGATCGTCGGCGGAGTGCCGGGCCGCGAGGTGGATATCGACATCGACGGCAAAACGATTCGCCGCGTGCGCATGGCGCTCGCAGGCAACCGGCTCTACATGATCGAAGTGAGCGGCCCGAAAGACAAAGTGAACGCTGCCGACACCGACGCGTTTCTGGATTCGTTCCGGGTAGGAAAATAGGCTGGTAGCAGGCTGCAGGCTGCAGGTGCGAAGACCGGCCGCCGCCACCGGTTGACGCCCGGTCCAGCGCTGTGGACAAATCGCTTCGGAATGCGGCCTCGCGGTTCTCGCTAACGCTTCGGGGCAGCTAGTGTCCCAAAACACTAGGGGCGAAGCGGCAGCGGGAGACGCCCCGCGGCAGGACATTGCATCGAGATGGTTCTATTCGAGCCGCTCTGCTTCGATTTTCGCCGCTTGCTGGGCGCGGAATTGGCGCAGTTTGTCACGCAGCTCGGGGCGCGAGTTGCCGAGAATCGCAACGGCCAGTAGCGCCGCATTGACGGCCCCTGGCTTGCCGATGGCGAGCGTGCCGACTGGAATTCCGCCCGGCATTTGCACCGTGGAAAGAAGTGAATCCAAGCCCTTTAGCGAGGCGCTTTCCATCGGCACGCCGAGCACCGGCAAGACCGTATGCGCCGCCACGACGCCGGCCAGATGTGCCGCCCCTCCCGCCGCTGCAATCATCACCTCGGCCCCGCGTTCTTCTGCCCCCGCGACCAAATCGGCCACGAGCTTCGGCGTGCGATGTGCCGAGGCAACCCGGCATTCGCAGGGCACGTCGAATTGCCGAAGTGTCTCGGCCGAATGGCGCATGACCTCCCAATCCGATTTGCTTCCCATCATAATCAGTACCAGCGGCACCGTGTTTTCCATGGTCTTGGCCCTGTTGCAACTTCAGATTTCGGGTGTTTGAAAACGGACTGACGAAACGGCGATTGTAACCGGCTTGGCAATCGCTCCCCAGTCCCCAATGCCACACTTCCCAGCGACGCAGCCAAGCATGTCGATGGCGTCATCAACGAGCATTTACCGCCTTGAACCGTCGAGCATCGCCGATGCTGCGTCGGTCGCTGCGCTACGCCACGCGGCCGAGGTGGTGCGACGCGGCGGACTGGTCGCGTTCCCGACCGAGACCGTTTACGGATTGGGAGCGAATGCGTTGGACCCGGCGGCGGTTGCACGCATTTTCACGGCCAAGGGCAGGCCCGCGAACAATCCGCTGATCGTGCATGTGGACCGAATCGATCGGGCCCGGCAGCTTGCCGCGCACTGGCCGGAAACCGCCGAACGACTGGCCGCCGAATTTTGGCCCGGGCCGCTGACGCTGGTGGTGCCGCGAGCAGCAATCGTGCCGGCGATCGTTACGGCCGGGGCCGCGACCGTGGCTTTGCGAATTCCCGCGCATCCGGTTGCGAGAGCATTGCTGGAGGCGGCAAATCGACCGATCGCGGCCCCAAGTGCGAATCGGAGCAATCAGGTTTCTCCGACCACGGGCGAGCATGTCATCCGCGGTTTGTGTGCGGCGACCGATAATCTTGTCGATGTTTTGCTCGACGGCGGAGCGGCCAGCGGCGGATTGGAATCGACTGTGCTCGACCTGTCGACCGATCCGCCGCGATTGCTTCGGCCAGGATTGGTATGGCCGAGCGAAATCGAACGCGTGATCGGCCCGATCAATTGCCCGGAATTCGCGATCGCCGATTCGGCGGCGGCGTTGCCGTCTCCCGGCACCCAGCCACGGCATTACGCGCCGCGCGCACCGATGGAATGCCATCCGTCGCCAAACCGGTCGCGGCTGGAAGACTTGACTCGGGAGGGACGCCGGACCGGCTGGCTAACGCTGAATAGCGACACGCGCGACGTGCCGGGGGGAGCGGTTGTCGTGAAAATGCCACGCGATCCCGTCGCTTATGCGGCGCGGCTTTACGCCGCTTTGCACGAACTCGACGCCGCGGGGGTCGAGCGAATCCTCGTCGACCTGCCCCCGCCGGGGGAAGAATGGCAGGCCGTTCGCGACCGCCTCCGCCGCGGCGCGACAATCACAATTACGAACACTAGCCCGAAGCGTTAGCGCGGCGGCGGAGCAAGCGGGCCTTGCATTCTGTCTTGCGTTCGAGCCTTGGAAGCGTCGAAACGATTCCGTCTGATCGCACTGCCCTCAAGTCCCTAAATCCTTGAGAAACTTCGAACCTTCCGCTAGCGGAAAATTTTCTCGCCAAGTCCGTCGTTTTGGGCTATGTTTCCAATACGGCCGGTGCAGCGATCGACGTTGCAG
Proteins encoded in this region:
- a CDS encoding L-threonylcarbamoyladenylate synthase; its protein translation is MASSTSIYRLEPSSIADAASVAALRHAAEVVRRGGLVAFPTETVYGLGANALDPAAVARIFTAKGRPANNPLIVHVDRIDRARQLAAHWPETAERLAAEFWPGPLTLVVPRAAIVPAIVTAGAATVALRIPAHPVARALLEAANRPIAAPSANRSNQVSPTTGEHVIRGLCAATDNLVDVLLDGGAASGGLESTVLDLSTDPPRLLRPGLVWPSEIERVIGPINCPEFAIADSAAALPSPGTQPRHYAPRAPMECHPSPNRSRLEDLTREGRRTGWLTLNSDTRDVPGGAVVVKMPRDPVAYAARLYAALHELDAAGVERILVDLPPPGEEWQAVRDRLRRGATITITNTSPKR
- the purE gene encoding 5-(carboxyamino)imidazole ribonucleotide mutase, producing the protein MENTVPLVLIMMGSKSDWEVMRHSAETLRQFDVPCECRVASAHRTPKLVADLVAGAEERGAEVMIAAAGGAAHLAGVVAAHTVLPVLGVPMESASLKGLDSLLSTVQMPGGIPVGTLAIGKPGAVNAALLAVAILGNSRPELRDKLRQFRAQQAAKIEAERLE